One Nostoc punctiforme PCC 73102 DNA window includes the following coding sequences:
- the nagA gene encoding N-acetylglucosamine-6-phosphate deacetylase, with the protein MTQATQNPVDIINARVPGYKDLQMLLVDEEDIIEQILPMGTVEARSRASLINVAGDWISLGGVDLQINGALGLAFPDLTAENAHKLQEISQFLWNVGVDGFLPTLVTTSVENIQRSLAIIAEVLPNQPAGAKILGVHLEGPFLNLQKRGAHPAEYLLPLTMDRVKRVLGDYAYIVKVITLAPELDFTGEVIPYLRSLGITVSLGHSQATSAQAQCAFEQGATMVTHAFNAMPALHHREPGLLGAAITHPDVMCGFIADGEHVSPMMLQILLRASYQEKGLFLVSDALSPLGLSDGVYPWDSRQIEVKNGTARLADGTLSGTTLPLLVGVQNLVKWGICDVESAIALATNAPRKAIGLPGIVKSQSANLLRWHWDETTKELTWRRAITTELLKKPEDGNLSVVLNSI; encoded by the coding sequence ATGACCCAAGCAACACAAAATCCTGTAGATATTATCAATGCTAGAGTGCCTGGTTACAAAGATTTGCAAATGCTCTTGGTTGATGAAGAGGACATAATTGAGCAAATCTTGCCAATGGGTACAGTAGAAGCACGCAGCCGTGCATCTCTAATAAACGTTGCTGGCGACTGGATTTCATTGGGTGGCGTTGATTTGCAAATTAACGGTGCTTTGGGATTGGCATTTCCTGATTTAACGGCTGAAAATGCTCATAAGCTCCAGGAAATCTCACAATTTTTATGGAATGTCGGAGTAGATGGATTTTTACCGACACTTGTGACAACTTCAGTAGAAAATATTCAGCGATCGCTTGCTATTATTGCTGAAGTTCTCCCCAATCAACCAGCAGGTGCCAAGATTCTGGGAGTACACCTAGAAGGGCCATTTTTAAATCTCCAAAAGCGCGGCGCACACCCGGCAGAGTATCTATTACCCCTGACAATGGATCGGGTAAAGCGGGTTTTGGGTGATTATGCCTATATCGTGAAAGTCATCACCTTAGCACCGGAGTTAGATTTCACTGGGGAAGTAATTCCATATTTGCGTTCTCTGGGGATTACTGTCAGTTTAGGGCATTCTCAGGCCACATCTGCTCAAGCACAATGTGCCTTTGAACAAGGTGCAACGATGGTAACTCATGCCTTCAATGCCATGCCAGCATTACATCACCGAGAACCAGGATTATTAGGGGCAGCAATTACCCATCCTGATGTGATGTGTGGTTTTATTGCTGATGGTGAACACGTTTCGCCCATGATGCTGCAAATTTTACTTCGCGCTAGCTATCAAGAAAAAGGGCTGTTTCTCGTCAGCGATGCCCTTTCCCCTCTAGGGCTATCCGATGGCGTGTATCCTTGGGACAGTCGGCAAATTGAAGTTAAAAACGGTACGGCACGATTGGCCGATGGCACTTTGTCAGGGACGACTTTACCCTTGTTGGTGGGAGTGCAAAATTTGGTGAAGTGGGGAATTTGTGATGTAGAAAGTGCGATCGCTTTAGCTACTAATGCACCTAGAAAAGCGATTGGTTTACCAGGGATTGTTAAGAGTCAATCCGCTAACTTATTACGCTGGCATTGGGATGAGACT